One window of the Notolabrus celidotus isolate fNotCel1 chromosome 23, fNotCel1.pri, whole genome shotgun sequence genome contains the following:
- the mad2l1 gene encoding mitotic spindle assembly checkpoint protein MAD2A, translated as MTSTLKGITLKGSAELVAEFFSYGINSILYQRGIYPPEMFSRVTHYDMSLQLTTDDKLKTYLTKVVSQLKEWLFECTVQKLVLVITCLETNEILERWQFDIECDKSAKESSAPREKSIKTIQDEIRSVIRQVTATVTFLPLLETPCAFDLLVYTDKDMEVPEKWEESGPQIIDQSEEVRLRSFTTSIHKVNSMVAYKRTDSV; from the exons ATGACCAGCACGTTGAAAGGAATCACTCTGAAGGGGAGCGCGGAGCTGGTGGCAGAGTTCTTCT CGTATGGCATCAACAGCATCCTGTACCAGCGAGGGATCTATCCCCCGGAGATGTTCAGCAGAGTCACTCACTACGACATGAGCCTTCAACTCACCACCGACGACAAACTGAAAACCTACCTGACCAAGGTGGTGTCTCAACTCAAAG AGTGGCTGTTCGAGTGCACCGTGCAGAAGCTGGTGTTGGTGATCACGTGTTTGGAGACCAACGAGATTTTGGAGAGATGGCAGTTTGACATCGAGTGTGACAAGTCGGCCAAGGAGAGCAG CGCTCCCAGAGAGAAGTCCATTAAGACCATCCAGGACGAGATCCGCTCCGTCATCAGACAGGTCACCGCCACCGTCACCTTCCTGCCGCTGCTGGAGACGCCAT GTGCCTTCGACCTCCTCGTCTACACCGACAAAGACATGGAGGTTCCTGAGAAGTGGGAGGAGTCTGGGCCGCAGATCATCGACCAGTCAGAGGAGGTGCGCCTGCGCTCCttcaccacctccatccacaaAGTCAACAGCATGGTGGCGTACAAGAGGACCGACTCAGTGTGA